DNA sequence from the Verrucomicrobiota bacterium genome:
CAAACCTGATGACTGCGGGCAATTTGCTCTGCGGCTTCTTGGCTATCCTGACCATTTTCGAGGCATCACTCCTGCACGGCACCGATCCGGTCACCGCCTTGACTAAATACCAGATCAGCCTTTTCTTGATCCTGGGGGCATTCCTCTTTGACATGCTCGACGGGCGCGTGGCACGGATGGGCGGGTTTGAAAGCCCCTTTGGCGTCCAGTTCGACTCGTTGGCCGACCTGATTTCATTTGGGATCGCCCCGGCCCTGCTCATGATTAAAATCGTCTTGAATGATTACAGCCGCTTCGGCTGGCTTGTGGCATTTATTTATTTACTCTGCGGCGCCCTGCGTTTGGCCCGGTTTAATTGTATCGCTGCCAGCGGGGATAAAGAACAAATGAAAGAGTTTATGGGCCTACCGATTCCTGCAGCGGCAGGCATGGTCGCTTCGGTCACCCTGCTCATGCTTTGGATCGAGGAAGGCGAGAAACAACCCGGTATTTGGCGTGTAGGCCTGCCGTGGGTGATGCTTTTCCTGTCCATGATGATGTTCAGTAAATTCAAATATCCCAGCTTCAAATCGATCAATTGGAGGACCCAGTACTCGATTCCAAAGCTGGCGATCTTGGTTATTTTAATCGCCCTGATGGTCATGTATTATTATGTCGCCCCAGCCATCGCCTTCATGATTTACCTCTTTTATGGCTTTTTCAGGCCATTTGTCTCAGCGCGTATCCGCAAAGAGATCGAAGACGATGACGAAAGTGGTTCTCCT
Encoded proteins:
- the pssA gene encoding CDP-diacylglycerol--serine O-phosphatidyltransferase encodes the protein MSEPQPVKIYLLPNLMTAGNLLCGFLAILTIFEASLLHGTDPVTALTKYQISLFLILGAFLFDMLDGRVARMGGFESPFGVQFDSLADLISFGIAPALLMIKIVLNDYSRFGWLVAFIYLLCGALRLARFNCIAASGDKEQMKEFMGLPIPAAAGMVASVTLLMLWIEEGEKQPGIWRVGLPWVMLFLSMMMFSKFKYPSFKSINWRTQYSIPKLAILVILIALMVMYYYVAPAIAFMIYLFYGFFRPFVSARIRKEIEDDDESGSPEDSNNS